One genomic region from Halococcus qingdaonensis encodes:
- a CDS encoding HAH_0734 family protein, translating into MKRLIINGDPDVRKGGIIEHDGEELVCFGISKQGEWHGPDRPQLWCTVGTEDETETYERRQFIPMHLDVEAVDAESVEVLQRKGELTI; encoded by the coding sequence ATGAAGCGGCTCATCATCAACGGCGACCCCGACGTCCGGAAAGGGGGCATCATCGAACACGACGGCGAGGAGCTCGTCTGTTTCGGCATCAGCAAGCAGGGCGAGTGGCACGGCCCCGATCGCCCGCAGCTGTGGTGTACCGTCGGCACGGAAGACGAAACCGAGACCTACGAGCGCCGCCAGTTCATCCCGATGCATCTCGACGTCGAGGCCGTCGACGCCGAGTCCGTCGAGGTGCTCCAGCGCAAGGGCGAACTCACCATCTGA
- a CDS encoding CBS domain-containing protein: protein MELPTPEDLREHRNRVGLTQSALADRAEVSQPLIARIESGDVDPRLSTLRRIVTALDAAEGGIRRARDLMHTSVIAIAPDDSVREAIDRMGEEGYSQLPVVHDGYPVGIISNGDVRRASSENAAELPVADVMRESITTVAPEATLDTVDTHLDHHDAVIVVESGQMLGIITEADVAAHLS from the coding sequence ATGGAGCTGCCGACGCCGGAGGATCTGCGCGAGCATCGGAATCGCGTCGGACTCACCCAGAGTGCGCTTGCCGATCGCGCCGAGGTCTCACAGCCGCTCATCGCACGCATCGAGAGCGGCGACGTCGATCCGCGGCTGTCGACGCTGCGGCGTATCGTGACGGCGCTCGACGCCGCCGAGGGTGGGATTCGGCGTGCGCGCGATCTGATGCACACCTCGGTGATCGCCATCGCGCCCGACGACAGCGTTCGGGAGGCGATCGATCGGATGGGCGAGGAGGGCTACTCGCAACTACCGGTGGTCCACGATGGCTATCCCGTCGGTATCATCTCGAACGGTGATGTCCGGCGGGCGTCCTCGGAGAACGCGGCCGAACTCCCCGTTGCGGACGTGATGCGCGAGTCGATCACGACCGTGGCTCCGGAGGCGACGCTCGATACGGTCGATACGCATCTCGATCACCACGACGCCGTCATCGTCGTCGAGAGCGGGCAGATGCTCGGCATCATCACCGAGGCTGACGTCGCTGCACACCTGTCCTGA
- a CDS encoding 30S ribosomal protein S27e, with amino-acid sequence MPGNFYTVRCPDCENEQAVFGKAASTVPCAVCGTTLATPTSGKAVFEGEVLDTVERRERTDTIAGESEAQ; translated from the coding sequence ATGCCCGGGAACTTCTACACCGTCCGCTGTCCGGATTGCGAGAACGAACAGGCCGTCTTCGGCAAGGCCGCGAGCACGGTCCCGTGTGCGGTCTGTGGGACGACGCTCGCCACACCCACGAGCGGCAAGGCCGTCTTCGAGGGCGAGGTCCTCGACACCGTCGAGCGCCGCGAACGGACCGACACCATCGCGGGTGAATCAGAGGCCCAATGA
- the thrS gene encoding threonine--tRNA ligase, translating to MSDVVVTLPDGSELQVERGSTVEDVAHEIGPGLGRDTVAGVVDGDLVAAAEPIETDIDLEIVTDQSDEYLDVLRHSAAHVFAQALGRLRPAAKLTIGPWTDDGFYYDIANVDLDEDDLAAIEAEAEEIIAADLPIERVERPRAEAIEIYDDNPFKSEILETEAAGEDPVSFYEQGDFFDLCQGPHVDSTGEIGGFSLLETSAAYWRGDEDNETLTRVYGTAFPTEDGLAEFLERREQAKERDHRKIGQEMDLFSVPEHSPGCVHFHPNGMAMRRELEDYIRTKNDELGYEEVWTPELNKAELWKPTGHYENFTEQGEMFNWEQDDTEYGLKPMNCANHAYLYGRERRSYRDLPIRYSEFGTVYRNEQSGELSGMLRVRGMTQDDGHAFVRRDQIRDEITHTLQIIEEIYSDADLDVLYKIETKGDNAIGSDDIWSDATDALREALESEGLDYEIEDGEAAFYGPKIGLNALDALGREWTIGTVQVDFNIPERLDLSYVGEDNDEHRPVVVHRALLGSFERFMGVLIEHFGGDFPLWLAPEQVRILPVSDDNIAYAQSVADDLDGFRTEVETRSWTVGRKIRAGHDDRVPYMLIVGDTEEADGTVSVRDRAERERDGVSVEAFGDHLERERDEKLTSPAFLD from the coding sequence ATGAGCGATGTCGTCGTGACGCTGCCGGACGGCTCCGAACTGCAGGTCGAGCGCGGCTCGACGGTCGAAGACGTGGCCCACGAGATCGGTCCTGGACTCGGCCGCGATACGGTCGCGGGCGTGGTCGATGGCGATCTCGTCGCCGCCGCCGAACCGATCGAGACGGACATCGATCTCGAAATCGTCACCGACCAGTCCGACGAGTATCTCGACGTGCTCCGCCACTCGGCAGCGCACGTTTTCGCGCAGGCGCTCGGCCGTCTCCGTCCTGCTGCGAAACTCACCATCGGGCCGTGGACCGACGACGGCTTCTACTACGACATCGCGAACGTCGATCTCGACGAGGACGACCTGGCCGCGATCGAGGCCGAAGCCGAGGAGATCATCGCGGCCGACCTCCCTATCGAGCGCGTCGAACGCCCGCGCGCGGAGGCGATCGAGATCTACGACGACAACCCGTTCAAGAGCGAAATCCTCGAAACCGAGGCCGCCGGCGAGGACCCCGTGAGCTTCTACGAGCAGGGCGACTTCTTCGATCTCTGTCAGGGGCCACACGTCGACTCGACGGGCGAGATCGGCGGCTTCTCGCTGCTCGAAACCTCGGCGGCGTACTGGCGTGGCGACGAGGACAACGAGACGCTCACGCGGGTGTACGGGACGGCGTTCCCGACCGAGGACGGGTTGGCGGAATTCCTCGAACGGCGCGAACAGGCCAAGGAACGCGATCACCGCAAGATCGGCCAGGAGATGGATCTCTTTAGCGTGCCCGAACACTCGCCCGGCTGTGTGCATTTCCATCCGAACGGCATGGCGATGCGCCGTGAACTCGAAGACTACATTCGGACGAAAAACGACGAGTTGGGCTACGAGGAGGTTTGGACGCCCGAACTCAACAAGGCCGAGCTCTGGAAGCCGACGGGTCACTACGAGAACTTCACCGAACAGGGTGAGATGTTCAACTGGGAGCAGGACGACACCGAGTACGGCCTGAAGCCGATGAACTGCGCGAACCACGCCTACCTCTACGGCCGCGAGCGCCGTTCCTACCGGGACCTCCCGATCCGCTACTCCGAGTTCGGCACCGTCTATCGCAACGAACAGTCCGGCGAGCTCTCGGGTATGCTTCGCGTGCGCGGGATGACCCAGGACGACGGTCACGCGTTCGTCCGCCGTGACCAGATCCGCGATGAGATCACCCATACCCTCCAGATCATCGAGGAAATCTACAGCGACGCCGATCTCGACGTGCTCTACAAGATCGAGACGAAGGGTGACAACGCCATCGGTAGCGACGATATCTGGAGCGATGCCACCGATGCGCTGCGGGAAGCACTCGAATCCGAAGGGCTGGACTACGAAATCGAAGACGGTGAAGCCGCCTTCTACGGCCCGAAGATCGGTCTGAATGCCCTCGACGCGCTCGGGCGCGAGTGGACCATCGGGACCGTGCAGGTTGACTTCAACATACCCGAACGCCTCGATCTGAGCTACGTCGGCGAGGACAACGACGAGCACAGGCCGGTGGTCGTCCACCGTGCGCTGCTCGGCAGTTTCGAGCGGTTCATGGGCGTACTCATCGAGCACTTCGGCGGCGACTTCCCGCTCTGGCTCGCGCCCGAGCAGGTCCGGATTCTCCCGGTGAGCGACGACAACATCGCCTACGCGCAGTCGGTCGCCGACGACCTCGACGGCTTCCGCACCGAGGTCGAGACGCGTTCGTGGACGGTCGGGCGCAAGATCCGTGCGGGCCACGACGACCGAGTGCCGTACATGCTGATCGTTGGCGACACCGAGGAGGCGGACGGGACGGTGTCGGTCCGCGACCGTGCCGAGCGCGAGCGCGACGGGGTCTCGGTCGAGGCGTTCGGCGACCATCTCGAACGCGAACGCGACGAGAAACTGACCTCGCCGGCGTTTCTCGACTGA
- a CDS encoding matrixin family metalloprotease: MRGTNRRTTVLSVLVVATLVVSAGCIGLSERSLPDSLAGYAGDPDNPYGDRNITVAVAATDSGRSFAPLVADAADYWETRGERYLNYSVNVTFVANESDPDIRVSFVPRIDRCGEVESAAGCAPEITSPSQTGETVGVRALDNLSANSTVRVLEHEFGHALGLGHGDPPRELMATHTTLTSLPKPNASERALAWNDSTLSVFVADGVSAAEREGIDHALDYYDRGAEGHVPKNVSFRVVSRFENADVVIRTAERSPCGPGAGSCGSVFGSDSDGDGALETYTRLEIVYSDLDADAVGWHVARWLALGFGIENESAYPPVLRETTGHDERRGDWWR; this comes from the coding sequence GTGAGAGGGACGAACCGCCGGACGACCGTTCTGTCGGTGCTCGTCGTCGCCACGCTCGTCGTTTCGGCCGGCTGTATCGGTCTCAGCGAGCGGTCGCTGCCCGACAGCCTCGCTGGCTACGCGGGCGATCCCGACAACCCCTACGGCGACCGAAACATCACCGTGGCCGTGGCGGCCACCGACTCCGGGCGGTCGTTCGCACCGCTGGTCGCCGACGCCGCTGACTACTGGGAGACACGCGGCGAGCGCTATCTGAACTACTCGGTGAACGTCACGTTCGTCGCGAACGAGAGCGATCCGGACATCCGTGTGTCGTTCGTGCCGCGGATCGATCGCTGTGGCGAGGTCGAGAGCGCCGCCGGCTGCGCGCCCGAGATCACGTCGCCGTCACAGACGGGCGAGACGGTCGGAGTGCGCGCGCTCGACAACCTCTCGGCGAACTCGACGGTGCGCGTGCTCGAACACGAGTTCGGTCACGCGCTCGGGCTCGGCCACGGCGATCCGCCGCGCGAGCTGATGGCGACACACACGACGCTGACGAGTCTGCCGAAACCGAACGCCAGCGAGCGCGCGCTCGCGTGGAACGATTCGACCCTCTCCGTCTTCGTCGCCGATGGGGTCTCGGCGGCCGAACGCGAGGGGATCGACCACGCGCTCGACTACTACGACCGCGGTGCGGAGGGCCACGTCCCGAAAAACGTCTCCTTTCGCGTCGTCTCTCGCTTCGAGAACGCCGACGTCGTGATCCGCACCGCCGAGCGCTCGCCCTGTGGCCCCGGCGCGGGCTCGTGTGGCTCGGTCTTCGGCAGCGACAGCGACGGCGACGGCGCGCTCGAGACGTACACGCGCTTGGAGATCGTCTACAGCGATCTCGACGCCGACGCCGTCGGCTGGCACGTCGCGCGGTGGCTCGCGCTCGGCTTCGGTATCGAGAACGAATCGGCCTACCCGCCGGTGCTGCGCGAAACGACGGGTCACGACGAGCGCCGGGGCGACTGGTGGCGCTAG
- a CDS encoding proteasome assembly chaperone family protein, which yields MDEFDVETLAEPELAEPVLVEGLPGVGHVGKLVAEHLLEELDSELVARVYSEHFPPQVNIENGRAKLASAELHAIEADGRDLLVLTGDHQAQDAAGHYRMTDLFLDLATDHGAERVFALGGVPTGELIDEYGVIGAATTDELAEELETDGVEFREGEPAGGIVGVSGLLLGLGERRDLPAACLMGETSGYLVDPKSARAVLEVLEDLVGFEVGFESLEERADEMEEVVQKIQQMEQGQQATDDDLRYIG from the coding sequence ATGGACGAATTCGACGTCGAGACGCTCGCGGAGCCGGAGCTCGCCGAGCCAGTGCTCGTCGAGGGGCTGCCCGGCGTGGGCCACGTCGGCAAGCTCGTCGCCGAGCACCTCTTGGAGGAACTCGACAGCGAGCTCGTCGCGCGGGTCTATTCGGAGCATTTCCCGCCGCAGGTGAACATCGAGAACGGCCGTGCGAAGCTCGCATCGGCCGAGCTCCATGCGATCGAAGCCGACGGGCGGGACCTGCTCGTGCTCACCGGCGACCATCAGGCCCAGGACGCTGCCGGCCACTACCGGATGACGGATCTCTTTCTCGATCTCGCGACCGATCACGGGGCCGAGCGGGTGTTCGCGCTCGGCGGCGTGCCGACGGGCGAGTTGATCGACGAGTACGGCGTCATCGGGGCCGCGACGACCGACGAACTCGCCGAGGAACTCGAAACCGACGGTGTGGAGTTCCGTGAAGGCGAACCCGCCGGCGGGATCGTCGGTGTCTCCGGCCTGTTGCTCGGGCTGGGCGAGCGCCGCGATCTGCCGGCAGCGTGTCTGATGGGTGAGACAAGCGGCTATCTCGTCGATCCGAAAAGCGCGCGGGCGGTGCTCGAAGTACTTGAGGATCTCGTCGGGTTCGAGGTCGGCTTCGAGTCGCTCGAAGAGCGCGCCGACGAGATGGAGGAGGTCGTCCAGAAGATCCAACAGATGGAGCAGGGCCAGCAGGCCACCGACGACGACCTCCGGTATATCGGTTAG
- a CDS encoding TraB/GumN family protein, with translation MSDSTATTDEGSVHVVGTAHVSHESVDEVERTIAEERPDVVAVELDQGRFRQLKGEQPDDLSAGDLLRGNTVFQFLAYWMLSYVQTRLGDEFDINPGADMLAAVETAEEHSSDVALVDRDIQMTIQRFWARMTAGEKLSMLLSLPLGFASPLAVGMGIGIALGTFLAIPIEAFVGPLVLPATAAVPGLVVAVADFLAVAILSGLVLGTILTAAFVWSIPEEEEETEEFDIEDMTDTDVVSTMLEEFRAFSPGGAEALIDERDAFIAHRLVALREQGHRVVAVVGAGHREGIERYLREPGALPPMDSLVGHESGRRFSPYKLVGYLFTLGFLVFFVLLAMAGARNGFLLKLFGAWFLVNGVFATVLARLGGAHWASALVGGAVAWLTSVNPLLAPGWFAGYVELRYLDVNVGDINTLNEILSDEESPLGELWERLREVALFRLIAIVALTNVGSIVASFLFAAIVLPILAAGVGGVDGVVDLMIQGAENSADLIWGALT, from the coding sequence ATGAGCGATTCGACGGCGACGACGGACGAGGGAAGCGTCCACGTCGTCGGGACGGCCCACGTCTCTCACGAAAGCGTCGACGAGGTCGAGCGCACCATCGCCGAGGAGCGCCCGGACGTCGTGGCGGTCGAACTCGACCAGGGTCGCTTTCGCCAGCTCAAGGGCGAGCAGCCCGACGATCTGTCTGCGGGCGATCTTCTTCGTGGGAACACGGTCTTTCAATTTCTCGCCTACTGGATGCTCTCCTATGTGCAGACGCGTCTCGGTGACGAGTTCGACATCAACCCCGGAGCGGACATGCTCGCGGCCGTCGAAACCGCCGAGGAGCACAGTTCAGATGTCGCGCTCGTCGACCGCGACATCCAGATGACGATCCAGCGGTTCTGGGCGCGGATGACCGCCGGCGAGAAGCTCAGCATGCTGTTGAGCCTCCCGCTCGGGTTCGCCTCGCCGCTGGCGGTCGGCATGGGGATCGGCATCGCGCTCGGGACCTTCCTCGCCATCCCGATCGAGGCGTTCGTCGGTCCGCTCGTGCTGCCGGCGACGGCCGCAGTTCCCGGGCTCGTCGTCGCGGTGGCCGACTTCCTGGCGGTGGCGATCCTCTCCGGGCTCGTCCTCGGGACGATCCTCACCGCGGCGTTCGTCTGGAGCATCCCTGAGGAAGAGGAGGAAACCGAGGAGTTCGATATCGAGGACATGACCGACACCGACGTCGTGAGCACCATGTTGGAAGAGTTCCGGGCATTCTCGCCGGGCGGTGCGGAGGCACTCATCGACGAACGGGACGCGTTCATCGCTCACCGGCTGGTGGCGCTCCGCGAGCAGGGCCATCGGGTCGTCGCGGTCGTCGGTGCCGGTCATCGCGAGGGCATCGAGCGCTACCTCCGCGAGCCGGGGGCGCTCCCGCCGATGGACTCGCTGGTCGGCCACGAGAGCGGCCGACGGTTCTCGCCGTACAAACTCGTCGGCTACCTGTTCACGCTCGGCTTCCTGGTCTTCTTCGTTCTGCTGGCGATGGCCGGCGCGCGCAACGGCTTCCTTCTCAAACTGTTCGGCGCGTGGTTTCTCGTCAACGGCGTCTTCGCCACCGTGCTCGCCAGACTCGGCGGCGCACACTGGGCGAGCGCGCTCGTCGGCGGCGCGGTCGCGTGGCTCACGAGCGTCAACCCCCTGCTCGCGCCGGGCTGGTTCGCCGGCTACGTCGAACTCCGCTATCTCGACGTCAACGTCGGCGACATCAACACGCTGAACGAGATCCTGAGCGACGAGGAGAGCCCGCTCGGCGAGCTCTGGGAACGCCTCCGTGAGGTTGCCCTCTTCCGACTCATCGCGATCGTCGCACTCACCAACGTCGGCTCCATCGTGGCGAGCTTCCTATTCGCGGCCATCGTTCTGCCGATACTCGCGGCGGGTGTCGGTGGCGTCGACGGCGTCGTCGATCTGATGATCCAGGGAGCCGAGAACAGCGCCGACCTCATCTGGGGGGCGCTCACGTGA
- a CDS encoding metalloprotease: protein MRFGRRELVDLAIAWIALGVAFALFFTPPLRRILLAGDVDLLLSGPVFRSFALSMLTAGIGFLLHELAHKLVAQRFGQVAQFQADYGMLFLAVASAFAGFLFAAPGAVYHRGRITKRQNGLIALAGPVTNLVLALGFAALTLFATGFLGTVGTFGVGINLLLAGFNMLPFGPLDGRTVLSWSVVVFAVAFVASAGSAVAVFLTFGIGL, encoded by the coding sequence GTGAGATTCGGCCGGCGCGAGCTCGTCGATCTCGCGATCGCGTGGATCGCGCTCGGCGTCGCGTTCGCGCTCTTTTTCACGCCACCGCTCCGGCGGATCCTCCTCGCCGGTGACGTCGATCTGCTGCTCTCTGGGCCCGTTTTCCGCTCGTTCGCGCTCAGCATGCTCACCGCCGGTATCGGCTTTCTCCTCCACGAGCTGGCGCACAAACTCGTCGCCCAGCGGTTCGGCCAGGTCGCCCAGTTTCAGGCCGACTACGGCATGCTCTTCCTGGCGGTGGCGAGCGCCTTCGCCGGCTTCCTGTTCGCCGCCCCCGGCGCGGTCTACCACCGCGGGCGCATCACGAAGCGCCAGAACGGGCTCATCGCGCTCGCCGGCCCGGTGACGAACCTCGTTCTCGCACTCGGGTTCGCGGCGCTCACGCTGTTCGCCACCGGCTTTCTCGGCACGGTCGGCACGTTCGGCGTCGGCATCAACCTCCTCCTGGCGGGGTTCAACATGCTCCCGTTCGGCCCGCTCGACGGGCGCACGGTGCTCTCCTGGAGTGTCGTCGTCTTCGCGGTCGCCTTCGTCGCGAGCGCCGGTTCGGCGGTCGCGGTGTTCCTGACGTTCGGTATCGGCCTCTGA
- the purM gene encoding phosphoribosylformylglycinamidine cyclo-ligase, with translation MTDDADDGLTYAGAGVDIGASEAATAALVGAVDDEDGEGDYAGLIDIGGQYLALATDGVGTKLLVAEAVGDYSTVGIDCIAMNANDLVAAGVDPVAFVDYLAVDEPDEGTAAELGAGLATGAERADVALVGGETAVMPEVIRGLDIAGTCAGLADESDLFGEATVGDALVGFPSSGIHSNGLTLAREAATRAGSYDDLFPDSEKTVGEVLLEPTRIYTDLPLHSHDTHAAAHVTGGGWTNLTRMGAHRYEITNPLPVPPVFEFIADQGDVADEELYRTFNMGMGFIAALAPDDAAALADATDGQVVGHVTEGTGVATDGLELD, from the coding sequence ATGACCGACGACGCGGACGACGGACTCACGTACGCCGGTGCGGGCGTCGATATCGGCGCGAGCGAAGCCGCGACGGCGGCGCTCGTGGGGGCGGTCGACGACGAGGACGGCGAAGGTGACTACGCCGGACTGATCGACATCGGCGGCCAGTATCTCGCGCTCGCGACCGACGGCGTCGGCACCAAACTGCTCGTCGCCGAGGCAGTCGGCGACTACTCCACGGTGGGCATCGACTGCATCGCGATGAACGCCAACGATCTCGTGGCCGCCGGGGTCGATCCCGTGGCCTTCGTCGACTACCTCGCGGTCGACGAGCCCGACGAAGGGACCGCCGCCGAACTCGGTGCGGGGCTCGCGACGGGAGCCGAACGCGCGGATGTCGCGCTTGTCGGTGGTGAAACGGCAGTCATGCCGGAGGTGATCCGCGGGCTCGACATCGCCGGAACCTGTGCGGGGCTCGCCGACGAGAGCGATCTCTTCGGCGAGGCGACGGTCGGCGACGCGCTCGTCGGGTTTCCCTCCTCGGGTATCCACTCGAACGGGCTGACACTCGCACGCGAGGCCGCGACGCGCGCGGGAAGCTACGACGACCTCTTCCCCGATTCCGAGAAAACGGTCGGCGAGGTCCTGCTCGAACCCACCAGGATCTACACCGATCTCCCACTACATTCTCACGACACGCACGCCGCGGCTCACGTCACCGGCGGCGGCTGGACGAACCTCACACGGATGGGGGCTCACCGCTACGAGATCACGAACCCGCTCCCCGTCCCGCCGGTCTTCGAGTTCATCGCTGACCAGGGAGATGTGGCCGACGAGGAGCTCTACCGAACGTTCAATATGGGAATGGGGTTCATCGCGGCGCTCGCCCCCGACGACGCCGCCGCACTCGCCGACGCGACGGACGGGCAGGTCGTCGGTCACGTCACCGAGGGGACGGGCGTCGCTACCGACGGGCTGGAACTCGATTAA
- the psmB gene encoding archaeal proteasome endopeptidase complex subunit beta: MPDLPDAPELEQPGRQATDDIYGPELGSLPSPDMDDAEITKTGTTTVGITTTDGVVLATDRRASAGNMVASKRAQKIAEIHPRGALTISGAVSAAQALISNLRAEADLYEARRGEEMSMQALSTLTSNFLRSGAFYIVQPILGGVDDEGAHIYSIDPAGSVMEEEYDATGSGSPFAYGVLEQQYEDGLSNDEARTVAARAVKSAVERDTASGNGIILSEITEDGVEIEEHDDIEQLL, translated from the coding sequence ATGCCTGACCTACCAGACGCTCCGGAGTTGGAGCAACCCGGCCGACAGGCGACCGACGACATCTACGGTCCGGAGCTTGGCTCGCTGCCGAGTCCCGACATGGACGACGCCGAGATCACCAAGACCGGGACGACGACCGTCGGGATCACGACCACCGACGGCGTCGTGCTCGCCACCGATCGCCGGGCGAGCGCGGGCAACATGGTCGCGAGCAAACGCGCTCAGAAAATCGCCGAGATCCACCCCCGTGGTGCACTCACGATTTCGGGGGCGGTGAGCGCGGCACAGGCGCTCATCAGCAACCTCCGTGCAGAGGCCGATCTCTACGAGGCTCGCCGCGGCGAGGAGATGAGCATGCAGGCGCTCTCGACGCTCACTTCGAACTTCCTGCGCAGCGGTGCCTTCTACATCGTTCAGCCGATCCTCGGCGGCGTCGACGACGAAGGTGCTCACATCTACAGCATCGACCCCGCGGGCAGCGTCATGGAAGAAGAGTACGACGCGACCGGCTCCGGTTCGCCGTTCGCCTACGGTGTGCTCGAACAGCAGTACGAGGACGGTCTGAGCAACGACGAGGCCAGAACCGTCGCCGCGCGCGCAGTCAAAAGCGCCGTCGAGCGCGACACCGCCAGCGGCAACGGTATCATCCTCTCCGAGATCACCGAAGACGGCGTCGAGATCGAAGAGCACGACGACATCGAGCAGCTTCTCTGA
- a CDS encoding 50S ribosomal protein L44e, producing the protein MQIPRRFNTYCPNCHEHHEHEVEKVRSGRETGMKWIDRQRERGTSVIGNAGKFSKVPGGDKPTKKTNLKYRCGECGNAHLREGWRAGRVEFQE; encoded by the coding sequence ATGCAGATACCACGCCGGTTCAACACGTACTGTCCGAACTGTCACGAACATCACGAACACGAGGTCGAGAAGGTCCGTAGTGGTCGCGAGACCGGGATGAAGTGGATCGACCGACAGCGCGAGCGGGGCACGTCGGTCATCGGCAACGCCGGCAAGTTCTCGAAGGTGCCGGGTGGGGACAAACCCACGAAGAAGACGAACCTCAAATACCGCTGTGGCGAGTGCGGCAACGCTCACCTGCGCGAAGGCTGGCGTGCCGGCCGCGTCGAATTTCAGGAGTAA
- a CDS encoding translation initiation factor IF-2 subunit alpha produces the protein MKYSGWPDPSELVVGKVDEITDFGVFVDLSEYEDKRGLVHISEVASGWIKNVRDHVSVGQTVVAKVLDVDEGSQQIDLSLKDVNDHQRSEKVREWKSEQKADNWMTIAFGEEISDEQYATVANEFLAAFGSLYDGFEEAAIHGTEALADTDLSDEEIDAIVQTARENVSVPYVEVSGYVDLESPDSAGVDVIRDALHAAEGNGEIPEEVDLDVTYVGSPEYRIRVQAPDYKIAERELEASADRAAANIGDHGGTADFHRERRSDDE, from the coding sequence ATGAAATACAGCGGCTGGCCGGATCCGAGCGAGTTGGTGGTCGGAAAGGTCGACGAGATCACCGACTTCGGCGTGTTCGTCGATCTCTCCGAATACGAGGATAAACGCGGTCTCGTCCACATCTCCGAGGTCGCCTCGGGCTGGATCAAGAACGTCCGCGATCACGTGAGCGTCGGCCAGACGGTGGTCGCGAAGGTGCTCGACGTCGACGAGGGCTCCCAGCAGATCGACCTCTCGCTCAAGGACGTCAACGATCACCAGCGCTCGGAGAAAGTCCGCGAGTGGAAATCCGAACAGAAGGCCGACAACTGGATGACGATCGCCTTCGGCGAGGAGATCTCCGACGAGCAGTACGCCACGGTGGCCAACGAGTTCCTCGCCGCGTTCGGTTCGCTCTACGACGGGTTCGAGGAGGCCGCCATCCACGGCACGGAGGCGCTCGCCGACACCGATCTCTCGGACGAGGAGATAGACGCCATCGTCCAGACCGCCCGCGAGAACGTCTCGGTGCCGTACGTCGAGGTCTCCGGCTACGTCGATCTCGAAAGCCCGGACAGCGCCGGTGTCGACGTCATTCGCGATGCGCTCCACGCCGCCGAGGGTAACGGCGAGATCCCCGAGGAAGTCGATCTCGACGTCACCTACGTCGGCTCGCCCGAATATCGCATCCGCGTGCAGGCACCCGATTACAAGATCGCCGAGCGCGAGCTCGAAGCCAGCGCCGACCGCGCGGCGGCCAACATCGGCGATCACGGTGGCACCGCCGATTTCCACCGTGAACGCCGCAGCGACGACGAGTAA
- a CDS encoding DUF555 domain-containing protein yields the protein MADYLVAMEAAWLVRDVDSIDDAIGVAVSEAGKRLNDEDKSYVEVDVGATGCPACGEPFDSAFVAAGTALVGLVLEIEVFNADGREHAQRIAKSEVGGALRDVPLDIVEVIEHDVEEEEN from the coding sequence ATGGCAGATTATCTCGTTGCGATGGAGGCGGCGTGGTTGGTTCGTGACGTCGACAGCATCGACGACGCCATCGGCGTCGCGGTCAGCGAGGCCGGCAAGCGACTGAACGACGAGGATAAGTCCTACGTCGAGGTCGACGTCGGCGCGACCGGCTGTCCGGCCTGTGGCGAACCGTTCGACTCGGCGTTCGTCGCCGCAGGCACGGCGCTCGTGGGGCTGGTGCTCGAAATCGAGGTGTTCAATGCCGACGGCCGCGAACACGCACAGCGCATCGCCAAAAGCGAGGTCGGCGGCGCACTCAGAGACGTGCCCCTCGATATCGTCGAGGTCATCGAACACGACGTCGAAGAAGAAGAGAACTAA
- a CDS encoding RNA-protein complex protein Nop10, producing the protein MKAAIHVCEAWESTHDRPIYTLGATCPDCGGPAVNSAPAPYNPEDPYGEYRRALKRRDAD; encoded by the coding sequence ATGAAAGCCGCCATCCACGTCTGTGAGGCGTGGGAATCGACTCACGACCGACCGATCTACACCCTCGGCGCTACCTGTCCCGACTGCGGCGGTCCGGCGGTCAACAGCGCGCCAGCGCCCTACAACCCTGAGGACCCATATGGCGAGTACCGACGCGCTCTTAAGCGCCGCGACGCGGATTGA
- a CDS encoding C2H2-type zinc finger protein — translation MSSPDISCRICNESFGSEESLNEHMAEEHPEQGMA, via the coding sequence ATGAGTTCACCAGACATAAGCTGTCGTATCTGTAATGAATCGTTCGGAAGCGAGGAATCACTCAACGAACACATGGCCGAAGAACATCCCGAGCAAGGAATGGCCTGA